Proteins from one Bombus affinis isolate iyBomAffi1 chromosome 1, iyBomAffi1.2, whole genome shotgun sequence genomic window:
- the LOC126921578 gene encoding uncharacterized protein LOC126921578 isoform X1, translated as MASSDFDVELFERRLHTLKDSQESIQGLSAWCLERRQHHKKIVATWLQVLKKVKVEHRLTLFYLANDVIQYSKRKNFEFVESWGTTLQRATTMVRDEKVKHRILRIFKIWDQRQVYDEEFLADLSGLISAAPKKKLEPQPTVPPEEFQAALLISTMRSCATLEQATDARLRDLRDSNIDIENAEELCASLKDRRRVEDAEKEVDLAVRNVENYVRALEAEIRERTQVLELLEQADQFYETQRGEVKIVTNAYRNFGSRVKNLKKKLDELLPTLVSPIPSPDINAPSPSPDSDIELPGEENQSQNQLGVMDVAPPSMYGSYSHEYDPVPVPAPEMGQGNDSGDFTNNFSSFMGGNVDFGNMRNIFNERSLTPTGISQQYNESLEAKPIEVINMRPSKNESNSADFNISSFLKTVLPSSDGSQDPGGIPGLGLDIPESRVESPQRSNYRHSPILGQHSVTPVISRIMGNQNTPIGVNNCPITHSTPLPVRNLSGESHTPSPYSSQNSQSNITVPFDGPTNNNTVNPLPPPPLPPPIFLDDENCYNKLPPKFPTWTPTSETMKEPAKWEEKGSVIFPGKNSMNPTWPGECDEKSKTWIDGDMDRWDPSNETTWTNAVRGKSEILSETPESPPMYEKAGFTDPVEYDDSQPQESLLSTAGDVDHRVIPIPITVENQLPYRLMKAGDVDHRNLISLTGSPANHNVNDNSMNALANSNNLWSTGDQDYRQHMQPGDIVESVDMEMSDDETDSKPKGRVLVDVRSQDRDMRVGNQSATSQHMDMDMRMIPLPAGQMPGPHGQIMQDVHMMHSGPLPPPPPPPQFHPGQPSFHQDQTDFRHNPAEFHPAQSNFHQNRPPPNFIQNQQDFPQEFHQMHQTQSEFSKQEFEYRENHALRPNQEFLGEPQMRGRYSQSTEHQHRDIGFHRNDRGGRGGRGFPRNRRDRYSDDHKQRNLQNSRKSRSQEQHQRSSPEILPNSRPLLVPAPDTVVILDEDGMPIGLSNENKAPTNAEHLPDAEQEENCQDRRLPHSTPNSRSLDQQSVYSSGSNLHEHESEPPIMEPDEQQAMNQVTVVPVITEPKDSQHNQYVPVSEYEEHIEPEAVISEKTCDSSESIENTGQEMNLPEQSQQQHIPDQVDDLGNSTPSNELKRSSTNGSFDENDVGCSKKRIVSNGPQTPTESDAGLNGPIPQVSAESHQGMYDFDGPVGPNFRPRLSGPVPFPPWRGGPPRGRGFRGGPRAPWMDRGPRGPVIGNFMPRGLKRGGQFRGNGFRGRGRGNNW; from the exons ATGGCGTCAAGTGATTTTGATGTGGAGCTCTTCGAACGAAGGCTTCACACATTGAAAGATTCACAGGAGTCAATACAAGGTCTTTCTGCTTGGTGTTTGGAGAGGAGACAGCACCATAAGAAGATTGTCGCTACCTGGTTGCAAGTTCTTAAGAAGG TAAAAGTTGAGCACCGCCTTACACTTTTTTATCTGGCAAATGATGTTATACAATACTCCAAGAGAAAAAATTTTGAATTTGTGGAATCCTGGGGCACAACTCTACAACGAGCAACGACCATGGTTAGAGATGAGAAAGTGAAACATCGTATATTAAGGATTTTTAAAATTTGGGATCAGAGACAAGTGTATGATGAAGAATTCTTGGCAGACCTATCTGGATTAATTTCAGCAGCTCCAAAAAAGAAATTAGAACCCCAGCCAACAGTACCTCCAGAAGAATTTCAAGCTGCTTTACTCATTTCTACTATGAGATCATGTGCTACACTAGAACAAGCAACTGATGCTCGATTAAGAGATTTACGTGACAGCAATATAGATATAGAGAATGCAGAAGAATTATGTGCTTCTTTGAAAGATAGGAGAAGGGTTGAAGATGCAGAGAAGGAAGTGGATTTGGCAGTTAGAAATGTTGAAAATTATGTACGTGCATTGGAGGCAGAAATTAGAGAAAGAACTCAAGTACTTGAGCTGTTGGAACAGGCTGATCAATTTTATGAAACTCAAAGAGGTGAAGTGAAAATAGTTACTAAT GCATACAGAAATTTTGGTAGTCGTgtaaaaaatttgaagaaaaaattGGATGAGCTTTTACCAACATTAGTTTCACCAATTCCATCACCAGACATAAATGCTCCATCTCCAAGTCCTGATAGTGATATAGAACTTCCAGGAGAAGAAAATCAATCTCAAAATCAGTTAGGAGTTATGGATGTAGCACCACCATCTATGTATGGTTCATATTCTCATGAGTATGATCCGGTACCTGTACCAGCTCCAGAAATGGGCCAAGGCAATGATTCTGGTGATTTTACTAATAATTTTTCATCTTTTATGGGAGGAAATGTGGATTTTGGTAATATG CGAAACATATTTAATGAAAGATCGTTAACTCCTACTGGAATCTCACAGCAGTATAATGAATCATTGGAg GCTAAACCAATAGAAGTAATCAACATGAGGCCCTCCAAAAATGAAAGTAATAGTGCAGATTTTAATATCTCTAGTTTTTTAAAGACTGTTCTTCCTTCCTCTGATGGATCTCAAGATCCTGGTGGTATTCCTGGTCTTGGTTTAGATATTCCAGAATCGCGAGTAGAATCTCCACAGCGTTCAAATTATAGGCACTCACCTATACTAGGGCAGCATTCAGTAACCCCTGTGATCTCAAGAATTATGGGAAATCAAAATACACCTATTGGTGTGAATAATTGCCCTATAACCCACAGTACTCCATTACCTGTTCGAAACTTATCCGGCGAGTCGCATACTCCTTCACCGTATTCCAGTCAAAACAGCCAGAGTAACATTACTGTACCTTTCGATGGCCCAACTAATAATAATACTGTTAATCCTTTACCACCTCCACCATTACCTCCACCAATTTTTCTCGACGATGAAAACTGTTATAATAAGTTACCACCTAAGTTTCCAACGTGGACACCTACGAGTGAAACTATGAAGGAACCAGCCAAATGGGAGGAAAAGG GTTCCGTAATATTTCCAGGAAAAAATAGCATGAACCCAACTTGGCCTGGTGAATGCGACGAAAAATCGAAAACCTGGATAGATGGTGATATGGATAGATGGGATCCTAGTAACGAAACTACGTGGACTAATGCTGTTAGAGGGAAAAGTGAAATTTTATCTGAAACACCAGAGTCACCACCCATGTATGAGAAAGCTGGATTTACAGATCCAGTTGAATATGATGACTCTCAACCACAAGAATCTCTTTTAAGTACTGCTGGAGATGTAGATCATAG agTAATACCTATCCCGATAACGGTAGAGAATCAATTACCATATCGTTTGATGAAAGCAGGGGATGTTGATCATcgaaacttgattagtttaacAGGAAGTCCGGCGAATCATAATGTCAACGACAATTCTATGAATGCGTTAGCTAACAGTAACAACTTGTGGTCCACAGGCGATCAAGATTACCG GCAACACATGCAACCAGGCGATATTGTGGAAAGCGTCGACATGGAAATGTCGGACGACGAGACTGACAGTAAACCAAAGGGAAGGGTTTTAGTTGACGTTCGATCACAAGACAGGGATATGAGAGTCGGTAATCAATCAGCGACTTCACAGCACATGGATATGGACATGCGAATGATTCCGCTTCCCGCGGGTCAAATGCCAGGACCTCATGGACAAATAATGCAAGACGTGCACATGATGCATTCAGGGCCTCTTCCACCCCCACCTCCGCCACCGCAGTTTCATCCAGGCCAACCATCATTTCATCAAGATCAAACAGACTTTCGACACAATCCCGCAGAATTTCATCCAGCTCAATCAAATTTTCATCAAAACAGGCCACCGCCAAATTTCATCCAAAACCAGCAGGATTTTCCACAAGAATTCCATCAAATGCACCAAACTCAGTCAGAATTTTCAAAGCAAGAGTTTGAATATCGTGAAAATCACGCATTACGACCTAATCAGGAGTTCCTTGGTGAGCCACAAATGCGTGGCAGGTACTCCCAATCAACGGAGCATCAGCATAGAGATATCGGTTTTCATCGGAACGACCGAGGAGGTCGAGGTGGTCGTGGTTTTCCAAGGAACCGACGAGACAGATACTCGGATGATCACAAACAAAGGAACCTTCAAAACAGTCGCAAATCCCGATCGCAAGAGCAACATCAAAGATCGTCCCCAGAAATCCTACCAAACAGTCGCCCTTTACTGGTACCAGCACCAGACACTGTTGTCATTCTTGACGAAGATGGTATGCCCATAGGACTGTCCAACGAAAACAAAGCGCCAACGAATGCAGAGCATCTTCCAGACGCTGAACAAGAAGAAAACTGTCAAGATCGTAGATTACCACACAGCACACCAAACTCACGGAGCCTCGACCAGCAATCTGTATACTCAAGTGGTTCGAATCTTCACGAACACGAGTCCGAACCTCCAATTATGGAGCCGGACGAACAACAAGCAATGAACCAAGTAACTGTTGTACCCGTGATAACGGAGCCTAAAGACTCGCAGCACAATCAATATGTTCCTGTCTCAGAATATGAAGAACACATCGAACCAGAAGCTGTAATCTCAGAGAAGACCTGTGACAGTAGCGAATCTATTGAAAATACGGGTCAAGAAATGAATCTGCCCGAGCAGTCGCAACAGCAACATATACCAGATCAAGTGGACGATCTTGGAAATTCAACACCAAGCAACGAATTGAAAAGATCATCGACGAATGGTAGCTTCGACGAGAATGATGTTGGATGTAGTAAAAAGAGGATCGTATCGAACGGGCCGCAGACACCGACAGAGTCTGACGCCGGTTTGAACGGGCCCATACCACAGGTCTCGGCGGAGTCACATCAAGGGATGTACGACTTCGATGGTCCCGTTGGGCCGAACTTCCGACCGCGTCTCAGTGGTCCGGTTCCATTTCCTCCTTGGAGGGGTGGTCCACCTCGGGGTAGGGGTTTCAGGGGTGGTCCAAGAGCTCCTTGGATGGACAGGGGACCTCGTGGACCTGTGATCGGTAACTTTATGCCGAGGGGACTGAAACGCGGTGGACAATTTAGGGGTAACGGCTTCAGAGGTCGGGGACGTGGTAACAATTGGTAG
- the LOC126921578 gene encoding uncharacterized protein LOC126921578 isoform X2 translates to MASSDFDVELFERRLHTLKDSQESIQGLSAWCLERRQHHKKIVATWLQVLKKVKVEHRLTLFYLANDVIQYSKRKNFEFVESWGTTLQRATTMVRDEKVKHRILRIFKIWDQRQVYDEEFLADLSGLISAAPKKKLEPQPTVPPEEFQAALLISTMRSCATLEQATDARLRDLRDSNIDIENAEELCASLKDRRRVEDAEKEVDLAVRNVENYVRALEAEIRERTQVLELLEQADQFYETQRGEVKIVTNAYRNFGSRVKNLKKKLDELLPTLVSPIPSPDINAPSPSPDSDIELPGEENQSQNQLGVMDVAPPSMYGSYSHEYDPVPVPAPEMGQGNDSGDFTNNFSSFMGGNVDFGNMRNIFNERSLTPTGISQQYNESLEAKPIEVINMRPSKNESNSADFNISSFLKTVLPSSDGSQDPGGIPGLGLDIPESRVESPQRSNYRHSPILGQHSVTPVISRIMGNQNTPIGVNNCPITHSTPLPVRNLSGESHTPSPYSSQNSQSNITVPFDGPTNNNTVNPLPPPPLPPPIFLDDENCYNKLPPKFPTWTPTSETMKEPAKWEEKGKNSMNPTWPGECDEKSKTWIDGDMDRWDPSNETTWTNAVRGKSEILSETPESPPMYEKAGFTDPVEYDDSQPQESLLSTAGDVDHRVIPIPITVENQLPYRLMKAGDVDHRNLISLTGSPANHNVNDNSMNALANSNNLWSTGDQDYRQHMQPGDIVESVDMEMSDDETDSKPKGRVLVDVRSQDRDMRVGNQSATSQHMDMDMRMIPLPAGQMPGPHGQIMQDVHMMHSGPLPPPPPPPQFHPGQPSFHQDQTDFRHNPAEFHPAQSNFHQNRPPPNFIQNQQDFPQEFHQMHQTQSEFSKQEFEYRENHALRPNQEFLGEPQMRGRYSQSTEHQHRDIGFHRNDRGGRGGRGFPRNRRDRYSDDHKQRNLQNSRKSRSQEQHQRSSPEILPNSRPLLVPAPDTVVILDEDGMPIGLSNENKAPTNAEHLPDAEQEENCQDRRLPHSTPNSRSLDQQSVYSSGSNLHEHESEPPIMEPDEQQAMNQVTVVPVITEPKDSQHNQYVPVSEYEEHIEPEAVISEKTCDSSESIENTGQEMNLPEQSQQQHIPDQVDDLGNSTPSNELKRSSTNGSFDENDVGCSKKRIVSNGPQTPTESDAGLNGPIPQVSAESHQGMYDFDGPVGPNFRPRLSGPVPFPPWRGGPPRGRGFRGGPRAPWMDRGPRGPVIGNFMPRGLKRGGQFRGNGFRGRGRGNNW, encoded by the exons ATGGCGTCAAGTGATTTTGATGTGGAGCTCTTCGAACGAAGGCTTCACACATTGAAAGATTCACAGGAGTCAATACAAGGTCTTTCTGCTTGGTGTTTGGAGAGGAGACAGCACCATAAGAAGATTGTCGCTACCTGGTTGCAAGTTCTTAAGAAGG TAAAAGTTGAGCACCGCCTTACACTTTTTTATCTGGCAAATGATGTTATACAATACTCCAAGAGAAAAAATTTTGAATTTGTGGAATCCTGGGGCACAACTCTACAACGAGCAACGACCATGGTTAGAGATGAGAAAGTGAAACATCGTATATTAAGGATTTTTAAAATTTGGGATCAGAGACAAGTGTATGATGAAGAATTCTTGGCAGACCTATCTGGATTAATTTCAGCAGCTCCAAAAAAGAAATTAGAACCCCAGCCAACAGTACCTCCAGAAGAATTTCAAGCTGCTTTACTCATTTCTACTATGAGATCATGTGCTACACTAGAACAAGCAACTGATGCTCGATTAAGAGATTTACGTGACAGCAATATAGATATAGAGAATGCAGAAGAATTATGTGCTTCTTTGAAAGATAGGAGAAGGGTTGAAGATGCAGAGAAGGAAGTGGATTTGGCAGTTAGAAATGTTGAAAATTATGTACGTGCATTGGAGGCAGAAATTAGAGAAAGAACTCAAGTACTTGAGCTGTTGGAACAGGCTGATCAATTTTATGAAACTCAAAGAGGTGAAGTGAAAATAGTTACTAAT GCATACAGAAATTTTGGTAGTCGTgtaaaaaatttgaagaaaaaattGGATGAGCTTTTACCAACATTAGTTTCACCAATTCCATCACCAGACATAAATGCTCCATCTCCAAGTCCTGATAGTGATATAGAACTTCCAGGAGAAGAAAATCAATCTCAAAATCAGTTAGGAGTTATGGATGTAGCACCACCATCTATGTATGGTTCATATTCTCATGAGTATGATCCGGTACCTGTACCAGCTCCAGAAATGGGCCAAGGCAATGATTCTGGTGATTTTACTAATAATTTTTCATCTTTTATGGGAGGAAATGTGGATTTTGGTAATATG CGAAACATATTTAATGAAAGATCGTTAACTCCTACTGGAATCTCACAGCAGTATAATGAATCATTGGAg GCTAAACCAATAGAAGTAATCAACATGAGGCCCTCCAAAAATGAAAGTAATAGTGCAGATTTTAATATCTCTAGTTTTTTAAAGACTGTTCTTCCTTCCTCTGATGGATCTCAAGATCCTGGTGGTATTCCTGGTCTTGGTTTAGATATTCCAGAATCGCGAGTAGAATCTCCACAGCGTTCAAATTATAGGCACTCACCTATACTAGGGCAGCATTCAGTAACCCCTGTGATCTCAAGAATTATGGGAAATCAAAATACACCTATTGGTGTGAATAATTGCCCTATAACCCACAGTACTCCATTACCTGTTCGAAACTTATCCGGCGAGTCGCATACTCCTTCACCGTATTCCAGTCAAAACAGCCAGAGTAACATTACTGTACCTTTCGATGGCCCAACTAATAATAATACTGTTAATCCTTTACCACCTCCACCATTACCTCCACCAATTTTTCTCGACGATGAAAACTGTTATAATAAGTTACCACCTAAGTTTCCAACGTGGACACCTACGAGTGAAACTATGAAGGAACCAGCCAAATGGGAGGAAAAGG GAAAAAATAGCATGAACCCAACTTGGCCTGGTGAATGCGACGAAAAATCGAAAACCTGGATAGATGGTGATATGGATAGATGGGATCCTAGTAACGAAACTACGTGGACTAATGCTGTTAGAGGGAAAAGTGAAATTTTATCTGAAACACCAGAGTCACCACCCATGTATGAGAAAGCTGGATTTACAGATCCAGTTGAATATGATGACTCTCAACCACAAGAATCTCTTTTAAGTACTGCTGGAGATGTAGATCATAG agTAATACCTATCCCGATAACGGTAGAGAATCAATTACCATATCGTTTGATGAAAGCAGGGGATGTTGATCATcgaaacttgattagtttaacAGGAAGTCCGGCGAATCATAATGTCAACGACAATTCTATGAATGCGTTAGCTAACAGTAACAACTTGTGGTCCACAGGCGATCAAGATTACCG GCAACACATGCAACCAGGCGATATTGTGGAAAGCGTCGACATGGAAATGTCGGACGACGAGACTGACAGTAAACCAAAGGGAAGGGTTTTAGTTGACGTTCGATCACAAGACAGGGATATGAGAGTCGGTAATCAATCAGCGACTTCACAGCACATGGATATGGACATGCGAATGATTCCGCTTCCCGCGGGTCAAATGCCAGGACCTCATGGACAAATAATGCAAGACGTGCACATGATGCATTCAGGGCCTCTTCCACCCCCACCTCCGCCACCGCAGTTTCATCCAGGCCAACCATCATTTCATCAAGATCAAACAGACTTTCGACACAATCCCGCAGAATTTCATCCAGCTCAATCAAATTTTCATCAAAACAGGCCACCGCCAAATTTCATCCAAAACCAGCAGGATTTTCCACAAGAATTCCATCAAATGCACCAAACTCAGTCAGAATTTTCAAAGCAAGAGTTTGAATATCGTGAAAATCACGCATTACGACCTAATCAGGAGTTCCTTGGTGAGCCACAAATGCGTGGCAGGTACTCCCAATCAACGGAGCATCAGCATAGAGATATCGGTTTTCATCGGAACGACCGAGGAGGTCGAGGTGGTCGTGGTTTTCCAAGGAACCGACGAGACAGATACTCGGATGATCACAAACAAAGGAACCTTCAAAACAGTCGCAAATCCCGATCGCAAGAGCAACATCAAAGATCGTCCCCAGAAATCCTACCAAACAGTCGCCCTTTACTGGTACCAGCACCAGACACTGTTGTCATTCTTGACGAAGATGGTATGCCCATAGGACTGTCCAACGAAAACAAAGCGCCAACGAATGCAGAGCATCTTCCAGACGCTGAACAAGAAGAAAACTGTCAAGATCGTAGATTACCACACAGCACACCAAACTCACGGAGCCTCGACCAGCAATCTGTATACTCAAGTGGTTCGAATCTTCACGAACACGAGTCCGAACCTCCAATTATGGAGCCGGACGAACAACAAGCAATGAACCAAGTAACTGTTGTACCCGTGATAACGGAGCCTAAAGACTCGCAGCACAATCAATATGTTCCTGTCTCAGAATATGAAGAACACATCGAACCAGAAGCTGTAATCTCAGAGAAGACCTGTGACAGTAGCGAATCTATTGAAAATACGGGTCAAGAAATGAATCTGCCCGAGCAGTCGCAACAGCAACATATACCAGATCAAGTGGACGATCTTGGAAATTCAACACCAAGCAACGAATTGAAAAGATCATCGACGAATGGTAGCTTCGACGAGAATGATGTTGGATGTAGTAAAAAGAGGATCGTATCGAACGGGCCGCAGACACCGACAGAGTCTGACGCCGGTTTGAACGGGCCCATACCACAGGTCTCGGCGGAGTCACATCAAGGGATGTACGACTTCGATGGTCCCGTTGGGCCGAACTTCCGACCGCGTCTCAGTGGTCCGGTTCCATTTCCTCCTTGGAGGGGTGGTCCACCTCGGGGTAGGGGTTTCAGGGGTGGTCCAAGAGCTCCTTGGATGGACAGGGGACCTCGTGGACCTGTGATCGGTAACTTTATGCCGAGGGGACTGAAACGCGGTGGACAATTTAGGGGTAACGGCTTCAGAGGTCGGGGACGTGGTAACAATTGGTAG
- the LOC126921777 gene encoding sterol carrier protein 2: MSQRTKVYIIGVGMTKFEKPGKREDFDYPAMVKEAVTKALQDAKVSYDNVKAACVGYVYGDSACGQRALYQIGFTGCPIYNVNNNCATGSTALIMAKQIIETGSSDCVLALGFEKMEKGSLMSKFADRTNPMDKHVELLADIAGINESPITAQMFGNAGLEHMKKYGTKVEHFAKIAYKNHLHSLNNPYSQFQEKYTLEQIMKSPKVFGPLTKLQCCPTSDGAAAVVLANENFVRKHRLESQAVEIVAMEMVTDLASTFTEKSSIKLVGYDMTKGAAEKVFTQSPYKPSDVDVIELHDCFSTNELITYEALGLCPPGHGGKLVDAGDNTYGGKYVINPSGGLISKGHPLGATGLAQCAELCWQLRGIAGKRQVPNAKLALQHNIGLGGAVVVALYRMGFHQSHITKRNLSASDPDQFKANVLFKLLDIAMQEDEENLVEKVRGVFGFKVINGPGGAEGFWVVDTKVGKGKVEYNGKTKPDVIITISDVDIVDFISGELNPQKAFFQGKIKIQGNMGMAMKLIELQKRAGKKIELLRSKL; this comes from the exons ATGTCACAGAGAACAAAGGTTTATATTATTGGTGTCGGTATGACAAAATTTGAGAAACCAGGTAAACGGGAAGATTTCGATTATCCGGCTATGGTGAAGGAAGCAGTTACAAAAGCTTTGCAAGATGCAAAGGTTTCTTATGATAATGTGAAAGCAGCATGTGTTGGATATGTTTATGGTGATTCTGCTTGTGGTCAACGAGCGTTGTATCAAATAGGTTTTACCGGTTGTCCTATatataatgtaaataataattgtGCCACTGGCTCAACCGCTTTAATAATGGCTAAACAGATTATTGAAACTGGCTCTAGTGATTGTGTGTTGGCTCTTGGTTTTGAGAAAATGGAAAAAGGTTCTTTAATGTCTAAATTTGCGGATCGTACCAATCCGATGGACAAACATGTGGAACTCTTGGCTGATATTGCTG GTATAAACGAAAGCCCAATCACTGCCCAAATGTTTGGAAATGCTGGACTTGAACATATGAAGAAATATGGTACCAAAGTTGAGCACTTTGCGAAAATTGCGTATAAAAATCATTTACATTCTTTAAACAATCCATACTCACAGTTCcaagaaaaatacacgttgGAGCAGATAATGAAATCTCCAAAAGTATTTGGACCTCTTACCAAGCTTCAGTGTTGTCCAACATCCGATGGTGCAGCAGCTGTAGTTCTGGCTAATGAAAACTTTGTTCGTAAACATAGACTTGAATCTCAGGCAGTAGAAATTGTAGCAATGGAAATGGTCACAGATCTAGCTTCGACATTCACAGAGAAGAGTTCTATTAAACTTGTTGG CTATGATATGACAAAAGGTGCTGCTGAAAAGGTGTTCACTCAGTCTCCTTACAAGCCATCAGATGTGGATGTTATAGAATTACATGATTGCTTTTCTACTAATGAACTTATTACATATGAAGCATTGGGTCTTTGTCCTCCAGGTCACGGTGGAAAGTTAGTTGATGCTGGAGACAATACATATGGAggaaaatatgtaataaatccTAGTGGTGGTTTGATCTCAAAGGGACATCCTTTGGGAGCAACAGGATTGGCACAATGCGCTGAACTTTGTTGGCAACTTCGAGGAATAGCTGGCAAACGACAAGTGCCAAACGCAAAACTTGCTCTGCAACATAACATAGGTTTAGGTGGAGCAGTTGTGGTTGCTCTGTATCGTATGGGCTTCCATCAATCTCATATAACTAAGAGAAATTTAAGTGCATCTGATCCGGACCAGTTCAAGGCAAATGTGTTGTTTAAATTATTAGACATCGCAATGCAAGAGGATGAAGAAAATCTGGTCGAAAAAGTTCGCGGAGTGTTCGGATTTAAAGTAATCAACGGACCAGGAGGCGCGGAAGGCTTTTGGGTTGTGGATACTAAAGTAGGAAAAGGAAAAGTAGAATATAATGGAAAAACTAAACCCGATGTTATAATTACGATTAGCGATGTGGACATTGTCGATTTTATTTCCGGAGAATTGAATCCGCAAAAAGCATTTTTCCAAGGAAAAATTAAGATCCAAGGTAACATGGGAATGGCAATGAAACTAATCGAGTTACAAAAGCGTGCAGGCAAAAAGATTGAACTTCTTCGATCTAAACTATAA